From a single Acidobacteriota bacterium genomic region:
- a CDS encoding IS3 family transposase (programmed frameshift) has translation MKRSKFTEQQIVFALKQAETGVPVAEVCRKMGVSEATFYNWKKKYDGLGTAELRRLRQLEEENLQLKRVVADLSLDKQMLQDVLKKCLSAKQKKQLVRWLLDSYRVSERRACSVVAISRKVFRYIERPRDDRAVRRRIKEIAETRVRYGFWRIHTVLRREGWRDNHKRTYRIYKEEGLNLRRKRPRRRKAAAHRMERPVLTGPHECWSMDFVADQLFDGSRFRVLTLVDNYSRECLEIEVGQSLKGPDVVNVMERIKQTRGLVPKRIQVDNGSEFISKVLDHWAYENDVTLDFSRPGKPTDNAFIESFNGSFRDECLNVNWFLSIEDAVEKIRAFKDDYNGFRPHSALCGLTPNEAVQNYQETRNPLV, from the exons ATGAAGAGATCGAAGTTTACGGAGCAGCAGATCGTGTTTGCGTTGAAGCAGGCGGAGACCGGAGTTCCAGTCGCGGAGGTGTGCCGGAAGATGGGTGTGAGCGAGGCGACTTTCTACAACTGGAAGAAGAAGTACGATGGACTTGGAACGGCGGAGTTGAGGCGGTTGAGGCAGCTCGAGGAAGAGAATCTGCAGTTGAAGCGGGTGGTGGCGGATCTGAGCTTGGACAAGCAGATGCTGCAGGACGTGTTAAAAAAGTGTCTGAGTGCAAAGCAGAAAAAGCAGTTAGTAAGGTGGTTGCTGGATTCTTACCGGGTCTCGGAACGCCGGGCGTGTTCGGTGGTGGCGATCTCGCGGAAGGTGTTCCGGTATATCGAGCGGCCGAGAGATGACCGGGCAGTGAGGCGGCGGATCA AGGAGATCGCGGAAACGCGGGTAAGATACGGTTTCTGGCGGATCCACACGGTTCTCAGACGTGAAGGCTGGCGGGACAACCACAAGCGTACGTACCGCATATACAAGGAAGAGGGCTTGAACCTGAGACGGAAGAGGCCGAGAAGGCGAAAGGCGGCGGCCCATAGAATGGAGCGGCCAGTTCTTACCGGTCCGCATGAGTGCTGGAGCATGGACTTCGTCGCCGACCAGCTGTTCGACGGGAGCCGTTTTCGGGTCTTAACTTTAGTCGATAATTATAGTCGCGAATGTCTGGAGATCGAGGTCGGCCAGTCCTTGAAAGGCCCCGATGTTGTCAATGTGATGGAGCGCATCAAACAGACGAGAGGGCTTGTGCCAAAGCGAATACAGGTCGATAACGGCAGCGAGTTCATCTCGAAGGTGCTTGACCACTGGGCATACGAGAACGATGTCACGCTGGACTTCTCACGGCCGGGAAAGCCCACGGATAACGCCTTCATCGAGTCCTTCAACGGCAGCTTTCGCGACGAATGCCTGAACGTCAACTGGTTCCTGTCGATCGAAGATGCGGTCGAGAAGATCCGGGCATTCAAGGATGATTACAACGGATTCAGGCCGCACTCCGCACTGTGCGGCCTGACCCCGAACGAGGCAGTTCAAAACTACCAGGAAACCCGAAATCCTCTAGTTTAG
- a CDS encoding tetratricopeptide repeat protein, with translation MKRCPECRRDYYDDTLLYCLDDGNALLEGPASGRSEPGAVATGSSEPDEPQTAILSAPPSAVRLTQPTDEPDVKTAILQPPTTAGGSDSRRAAKPLVALVVAVLVLVGGFFGYRYFSAVSAGQIDSIAVMPFENRSDSTDTEYLSDGLADSLIYRLSQLPNLKVSPTSSVMRYKGKGSDTSQIAKELNVDAVMTGRLVQIGENLSISVQLTDARTDKLIWAEQYDRKMADLLATQREIATTITQKLQLKLSGEGEQKLTKKYTENNEAYQLYLRGQYHLARRSKDDLQKALDFYQQAIKLDPNFALAYVGISYTYNTGTGNSFLPVSNEEGYSRAKNAAIKAGEIDPNLAEAHTALGMSLRSEWKWAEAESEFKKALEMDPNNANTHYYYGLLLQSLGRTGDSLREIKTALELEPMSLIMQANLAGAYLFDRQYENAVEQAKRTFDLDPNFISARFWLAYAYCSNKQYDEAIALVDAAPKDETTQRLLARFLGYAYAKTGRRKEAEAVLAKYSSDPAFLGGNAAIIYGALGDKDNAFAALEKSIAAKADFSRMKVDPLFDDLRDDLRFKDLLNRIGLPE, from the coding sequence ATGAAACGATGCCCTGAATGCAGACGGGATTATTACGACGATACGTTGCTGTATTGTCTCGACGATGGAAATGCACTGCTCGAAGGTCCCGCGAGCGGCCGGTCAGAACCTGGAGCGGTAGCGACCGGGTCTTCTGAGCCCGACGAACCTCAGACCGCGATATTGTCGGCACCACCTTCGGCGGTTAGATTGACGCAGCCGACAGACGAGCCGGATGTCAAAACCGCAATACTTCAACCACCCACTACCGCAGGTGGTTCTGACTCACGTCGAGCGGCAAAGCCGTTGGTCGCTTTGGTCGTGGCCGTTCTGGTTCTCGTCGGCGGGTTCTTTGGCTACCGATATTTCTCAGCGGTCAGTGCCGGCCAGATCGATTCCATCGCGGTTATGCCGTTTGAGAATCGGAGTGATAGTACTGATACCGAATATTTGTCCGATGGGTTAGCCGATTCGCTGATCTATCGGCTTTCGCAACTGCCGAATCTCAAGGTCAGCCCGACGAGTTCGGTGATGCGATACAAAGGCAAGGGAAGCGACACATCGCAGATCGCCAAAGAGCTAAATGTCGATGCGGTCATGACCGGAAGGCTTGTTCAGATAGGTGAGAACCTCAGCATCAGCGTCCAGCTTACGGATGCGCGGACCGACAAACTTATTTGGGCGGAGCAATACGACCGCAAAATGGCGGATCTGCTTGCGACGCAGCGTGAGATCGCGACGACGATCACTCAAAAGCTGCAATTGAAGCTCTCAGGCGAAGGTGAACAAAAGCTGACCAAGAAGTACACCGAAAACAATGAGGCGTATCAGCTCTATTTGAGGGGTCAATATCACTTAGCGAGACGTTCCAAAGACGACCTTCAGAAGGCTCTCGATTTCTATCAGCAGGCGATAAAGCTCGACCCCAACTTTGCCCTAGCATACGTCGGCATTAGCTATACCTACAATACCGGAACGGGGAACAGCTTCTTACCGGTCTCCAACGAAGAAGGTTATTCCAGAGCAAAGAATGCGGCGATAAAGGCCGGCGAGATAGACCCGAATCTTGCCGAGGCTCACACTGCGTTGGGTATGTCATTGCGGTCAGAATGGAAATGGGCCGAGGCTGAAAGTGAATTTAAGAAGGCACTCGAAATGGATCCGAATAATGCGAATACGCACTATTATTACGGTTTGCTGCTTCAGAGCCTCGGACGGACCGGTGACTCGTTACGTGAGATCAAGACGGCGTTGGAACTCGAGCCAATGTCATTGATAATGCAGGCGAACCTCGCAGGCGCATATCTTTTTGATAGACAGTACGAAAATGCTGTCGAGCAGGCCAAAAGAACTTTCGATCTCGACCCTAACTTTATCTCGGCCCGATTTTGGCTTGCATATGCTTATTGTTCAAATAAGCAATACGACGAGGCGATCGCGTTGGTCGATGCGGCGCCGAAGGACGAAACTACTCAGCGCCTATTAGCTCGCTTTCTCGGTTACGCCTACGCGAAAACCGGACGCCGTAAAGAGGCAGAGGCCGTCCTTGCAAAGTACAGTTCAGACCCGGCATTCCTTGGAGGGAATGCTGCCATTATCTATGGAGCGCTCGGGGATAAAGATAATGCATTTGCCGCACTGGAGAAAAGTATTGCAGCAAAAGCGGACTTTTCACGAATGAAGGTCGATCCGCTTTTCGACGACCTCCGCGACGACCTGCGATTCAAAGACCTGCTGAATCGGATAGGGTTGCCGGAATAG
- a CDS encoding tetratricopeptide repeat protein, producing MKRCPQCSREYDLTMSFCLDDGSELLYGPGAGSASIDEPATAILHSTAAPSDEPTRAQIHTTEQTAVLPTGAIGNSSKPHGFDKRLIAAPLLAVLIAVAGYFGYRYLGPFGANQINSIAVMPFVNESGNADVEYLSDGMTETLIGSLSKLPNLNVKPSSSVFRYKGQKTDAKTIGQELNVQAVLNGRIVQRGDELTLSLELVDVRKDAVLWSERYVRKQSELVSLQSEIAKDVSSRLKTRLTGAEEEKIAKSYTADAEAYRAYLQGRYYWNKRDGVNLRKAIEQFKAAIDKDPKYALAYVGLADSYAVFQWWDSDFPADSLSKARQFANRAIEIDDSLGEAHASLAYVNLYSWNWAEAEKEFRRAIELSPDYANARRWFYEYLITQGRVDEATKTLRKSYELEPLSVIVNYNLANHYCEDKLDPKSALEFAKRVADLDPNFPGAPNLMACVYLQQGRGADALAEAKKAVELSNGKIRRFVSYLGVAYAKNGQAENAKAIIKELEDAYPEKTVGVQVAVVYAALGNKDKAFEWIEKDVESRGFELVLLIRRESNFGSLKSDKRYAAILKRMGLPE from the coding sequence ATGAAACGATGCCCGCAATGCAGCCGTGAATACGATCTCACGATGAGCTTCTGCCTCGATGACGGTAGCGAGTTGCTCTATGGCCCAGGAGCTGGTTCGGCATCGATTGACGAACCCGCGACGGCAATATTGCATTCGACGGCCGCACCCAGCGATGAACCGACCCGCGCACAGATCCATACAACAGAGCAAACGGCCGTTCTGCCGACTGGAGCTATTGGTAATTCTTCTAAACCTCACGGATTTGATAAACGGCTGATCGCAGCCCCATTGCTGGCGGTGTTGATCGCAGTTGCCGGATATTTCGGTTATCGATATTTGGGGCCGTTCGGTGCGAACCAAATAAACTCTATCGCCGTGATGCCGTTTGTTAATGAGAGTGGAAATGCGGACGTCGAATATCTGTCGGACGGAATGACCGAGACTTTGATCGGGAGTTTGTCCAAACTGCCAAATTTGAACGTGAAGCCCAGCTCATCTGTCTTTCGCTACAAAGGACAGAAAACTGACGCGAAAACTATTGGACAGGAATTGAATGTGCAAGCGGTATTGAATGGCCGGATCGTTCAACGCGGGGACGAATTGACGCTGAGTCTGGAACTCGTCGATGTTCGGAAAGACGCGGTGCTTTGGAGCGAGCGATATGTACGAAAACAGTCGGAACTCGTTTCACTCCAGAGCGAGATCGCCAAAGATGTTTCAAGCCGTCTAAAAACAAGGCTAACGGGTGCTGAAGAAGAAAAAATCGCGAAAAGCTACACCGCTGATGCGGAGGCTTACAGAGCTTATCTTCAGGGACGTTATTACTGGAATAAAAGGGATGGAGTGAACCTCAGGAAAGCGATCGAGCAGTTCAAAGCAGCCATTGACAAAGACCCGAAATATGCGCTCGCTTACGTCGGTCTCGCCGATTCCTATGCAGTATTCCAGTGGTGGGATAGCGACTTTCCGGCTGATTCCTTGTCAAAAGCAAGGCAATTCGCAAATCGAGCAATTGAGATCGATGATTCGCTTGGAGAAGCTCACGCATCGCTCGCATACGTGAATCTATACTCGTGGAATTGGGCTGAAGCCGAGAAGGAATTCCGGCGGGCGATCGAATTGAGCCCGGACTATGCGAATGCGCGCAGATGGTTCTACGAATACCTGATAACGCAGGGAAGAGTCGATGAAGCAACGAAGACGCTAAGGAAATCGTACGAGCTTGAGCCATTGTCAGTGATCGTCAATTACAACCTTGCAAATCATTACTGCGAGGACAAACTTGATCCTAAGTCTGCGCTTGAGTTTGCCAAGAGGGTTGCGGATCTAGATCCCAATTTCCCTGGGGCACCTAATTTAATGGCGTGTGTGTATCTGCAACAAGGACGCGGTGCCGATGCCTTGGCTGAAGCGAAAAAGGCGGTCGAATTATCGAATGGAAAGATCCGTAGATTCGTCTCTTATCTTGGAGTTGCCTATGCAAAAAACGGGCAGGCGGAAAATGCAAAGGCGATAATCAAAGAACTGGAAGATGCCTATCCAGAAAAGACAGTTGGGGTCCAGGTCGCCGTAGTATATGCGGCCCTGGGAAATAAAGACAAGGCGTTTGAATGGATAGAAAAGGATGTAGAAAGCCGCGGCTTTGAATTGGTTTTGCTGATCAGGCGGGAATCGAATTTTGGTTCACTCAAGAGCGACAAGCGTTACGCGGCAATACTGAAGCGAATGGGGTTGCCGGAATAG
- a CDS encoding tetratricopeptide repeat protein, with protein sequence MKRCPECRRDYYDDTLLYCLDDGNALLEGPASGSVSEPGAIATGLPDDEPQTAILHSTNATGEAPTRAQVHTTEQTAILNTGAEAEPRESLGRLSERPSLSAHRAAKPLIATVVAIAVLVGGFFGYRYITPANQIESIAVMPFVNESGNADVEYLSDGMTETLISSLSNIPNLSVKARSTVFYYKGKETSPKKIGEELKVQAVLLGRVSQRGDDLKLSLELVNTDTQDVIWSEQYNRKQSDLVSLQSEIARTVSDKLRSKLTATEQERVSKTNTTSSEAQQLYLKGRFHWNKRKTEDFQKAREYFLQAIAADPNYALAHTGLADTLALMPYYGNFRPSEYMPLAKQAAQKALEIDPDLAEAHASLGQILTNYDYDLKGAERELKRVIELNPKYPSAYQWLAEVYHFSGNGDQALSEINKAIELDPLSMVINNQKGRVIELGGKRDEAIAQFKKTIELFPDAASPRNNLADVYEANGMYSEAVEQRLIQVKLLFGLTPENIKDLQLAFEKDGYKGFVQKQIDIQLDSQRSSVEKDKNAYLPAFRIAETYARRQDKDKALEYLNKAYDQREPQIAELKIRLPFTFLRDDPRFKELVRRVGIPE encoded by the coding sequence ATGAAACGATGCCCTGAATGCAGACGGGATTACTACGACGATACGCTGCTGTATTGTCTGGATGACGGCAATGCGCTGCTCGAGGGCCCGGCGAGCGGCTCCGTGTCAGAACCGGGAGCGATAGCGACCGGGTTGCCAGATGACGAACCGCAAACCGCGATCTTGCATTCGACGAATGCGACTGGCGAGGCTCCGACCCGTGCGCAGGTTCATACTACGGAACAGACCGCCATTTTAAACACGGGAGCGGAAGCGGAGCCTCGGGAGTCTTTGGGTCGGCTTTCGGAAAGGCCGAGCCTTTCCGCTCACCGGGCGGCCAAGCCGCTGATTGCCACGGTGGTTGCTATTGCTGTTTTGGTCGGCGGTTTCTTTGGTTATCGATACATCACGCCGGCAAACCAGATCGAATCGATCGCCGTGATGCCGTTTGTTAATGAGAGCGGGAATGCGGACGTCGAGTATTTGTCCGATGGAATGACGGAAACGCTAATCAGCAGTTTGTCGAACATTCCTAATTTGTCGGTAAAGGCACGAAGCACGGTTTTTTATTACAAAGGCAAGGAGACTTCGCCGAAGAAGATCGGGGAAGAGTTAAAGGTGCAAGCCGTTTTGTTAGGCCGAGTTTCACAACGCGGTGATGATCTGAAATTGAGTCTGGAACTCGTCAACACCGATACTCAGGATGTGATCTGGAGCGAGCAATACAATCGCAAACAATCCGACCTGGTTTCATTGCAGAGCGAAATCGCGAGAACCGTTTCGGATAAACTTCGTTCGAAACTAACCGCGACCGAACAGGAGCGGGTAAGCAAGACCAACACGACCAGTTCCGAAGCACAGCAGCTCTACCTAAAAGGGCGTTTTCATTGGAACAAACGAAAGACTGAGGACTTTCAAAAAGCCAGAGAGTATTTCCTGCAAGCGATCGCTGCTGACCCGAACTATGCACTCGCCCACACGGGACTCGCCGATACATTGGCTTTGATGCCGTATTACGGCAATTTCAGACCGAGTGAATACATGCCGTTGGCAAAGCAGGCGGCACAAAAAGCCCTCGAAATTGACCCAGATCTGGCGGAGGCACACGCTTCGCTCGGTCAGATACTGACCAACTATGATTATGATCTCAAAGGTGCTGAGAGAGAGCTGAAGAGAGTGATCGAACTCAACCCAAAGTATCCGTCAGCTTATCAGTGGCTTGCAGAGGTCTATCATTTTTCGGGAAATGGCGACCAAGCGCTATCGGAGATAAATAAAGCTATTGAGCTTGACCCGTTGTCGATGGTCATAAATAACCAAAAAGGTAGAGTGATTGAACTTGGAGGTAAGCGGGACGAAGCAATTGCTCAGTTTAAGAAAACCATTGAGTTGTTTCCGGACGCAGCGAGTCCTCGCAATAACCTCGCCGACGTTTATGAAGCCAACGGCATGTATTCTGAGGCCGTTGAGCAACGCCTTATCCAGGTCAAACTCCTCTTTGGCCTCACTCCAGAAAACATTAAAGACCTCCAACTAGCTTTTGAAAAAGACGGTTATAAGGGCTTTGTGCAAAAGCAAATAGACATTCAACTGGACAGTCAGAGATCAAGCGTGGAAAAAGACAAAAATGCCTATCTGCCAGCCTTTCGAATTGCGGAAACCTATGCCCGTCGTCAGGACAAAGATAAAGCGCTTGAATACCTGAACAAAGCGTATGATCAACGCGAACCGCAGATCGCAGAACTCAAAATTCGATTACCATTTACTTTCCTGCGAGACGACCCGCGATTTAAGGAATTGGTCAGACGAGTCGGGATCCCGGAGTAG